The Corynebacterium sp. SCR221107 genome includes the window GTGGATCTGGTCAAGACGGCGATTCTCAATCCTCATCGAGAAGTGGAAGCGACAGAGGTGCCGGAGGATATGGCAACTTTAGTTCGCGGGCGAGATGGTAGTTGCCGCGCCCCCTATTGCGAAAAGCCTGCTCATCTCTGTCAGGTAGAACATGTCATCGCGCCAGGAAATGGCGGGCGCACAAATCCTGCAAATCTTCACGCCGTATGTCTTCAGCATTCCCAGGCGAAGTCACGAGGAAAAATCTCGGTGGTTCAACATCCGAATGGACTTAATGTATGGACACTCGAGGATGAATCTACGATCAATACCCTTCCGCACGGAGCGCTCTCCTCGCAAGTCATTTCCGGAGATATTCAACCTGCAGCATGATGTGCCAGCGTGTGGCCGGTTTTATCTGCAGACCTTGGTGGAAAGGTTGGTATGCATGAGGCCAGCACCACGGTGTCGGCCCCATGCTGCGTGTATGTGAATAATCGAAACGCCGCGCGCGTTGTCTGACAATCCAGGAAGCTGAACTTATTTCCAACTCGGGAACCACATGAGCGATTCATAGTACGAATCGGTGATCTGCATCCCATAGAGGATAGGGGCGAAATAGAGGAACATCGCAATTACGAAAGCGAGATAGGTTATCACCCATGCTTGCCCACTGGATACTCCAGGTGCAAACTTCTGTAGCCTCTCAATTGCGAGAATTCTCCCTGACTTCCACAGTGTGCCAAGGATCAAGGAAAGCATGACTATCATCATTGGTGCGAGTGCGGTGGCGTAGAAGAAATACATCTGGCGGTCGTAAGCTGCAAGCCACGGTAGGAAACCAGCTAGGAACGCAACGAACGGAACGAGGTAATTGCTTTCGCGTCGTATCACCAGAGCCCAGGTCGCCCACAAGAGAACTGGCACGGTTAGCCACCAAATGGCGGGGGTTCCAAACAAATAGATCATGCGACGGCACGTTGTATCCCCACAGTTGATGTCAGTGCTCGAATAGTAGAGAATGGGGCGTGCCGAGACAAGCCATGCCCATGGTTTAGAGTCCCAGGGGTGTGAATGTCCACTCGAAGTTGTGAGTGACTCATGGAACTTTAGGACAGACTGGTGATAATAGAGCCAATTCGCGAGGGTGTCTGGCAATGAACGTAGTACGGAGTCTGCAGGGATGCTGCCGTCCTCGGCGGCATGCCGATAGGCAGCTGTTTCGTTTGCAAACCACGCGCGCCATGACCACGCGTACAACGCAACTGGGAGGATTACCAAGGACGCAAAGGCGGGGAAAGAATCTCTTATGAGAGCACCTACCAAGGGGCGTTCGATTCCGAACTTTCGGCGCCTGAAAGCATCCATGGCAACTGCAAGCACACCAAAAAACGCCATGTAATAAAGGCCAGACCACTTGACGGAAAGCGCGAGACCCAGAAAAACGCCGCACGCAAAGCGCCACCAGCGAAAACCTGCCCGTGGACCCCATTTCTCAGAATCTTCGTGGCGCAGCCACCACTGCCAGAACCGCCGATCCATCTGCTGATTGTCGAGTACTAAAGCCCACGCGGCGGCAACGATAAACAGCACTTGGAAGATATCAAGCATGCCAAACCGCGAGCTGACCAGAAGCACTCCGTCGCAGGTGGCCAGAATGCCCGCGAAGAGAGCAACGTAGGGAGAGTGGCTAAGTCTTCGGGCAAGATCCATGGTCAGCAAGACTACTGCTACCCCGAAGAGTGCAGCCATCACCCGCCAGCCTAGTGGTGTGTATCCAAAGATCTGTTCCCCGAGTGCCTCAATTTGCTTGGCGAGAGGAGGGTGGACAACGAGCCCGTACCCTGGATTCGACTCGATTCCGCCGAGAACTGGATTAAACCACGAACGAACCATGTCCCAAGCTTGTGGAACGTAATGCTTCTCATCGAACACTGGCGTCCCACTTGCGGTGGCAGTTGTCAGACCAATGAAGCGAGTGGAAAAGGCTAATACTGCGACAACTACTGTGAAAATCGTGTCCCGCCGCGTCCAAACATAGAGCTGGGACGAAGTAGGGATGCGGGGTTCGCGTGTGCGTGCAAACCGACCGGCAGGAGCCATGCGGGCCGCAGTAGTGGTGTCGTTAGGGACAGTGGTGGTGCTCACTTGCAACAGTCTAGAGGACGCTTCCGCTTGCTCGGAATTATATACCCTAGGTTTCGAGTCAGCTATGACGCTGCGGTAGGTAGTGGAAAGGTAGTCGTGTGGAAGACTTAAGGTATGACTTTGGATTTGGCAGGTAATCAACTTCCACCTTTGCCACGCGGCATTATTCTAGCGGCCACCCCGCTGGGAAACGTCGCCGATGCGTCGCCGCGGCTAGCACAGGCGCTTGCAGAGGCGGACTTCGTTGCCTCTGAAGATACGCGGCGCACGAGAGCATTGGCGCAGGCATTGGGGGTCGAAATCCGCGGTCAGGTGCTGAGCAATTTTGACCACAATGAACAAGGGCGCGCCGTGCAACTAATTGAATACGCGCGCACTGGCACCGTTGTTGTAGTAACCGATGCGGGCATGCCGATAGTGTCGGATCCAGGTTTCCCTTTGGTCGAAGCGGCGCATGAAGCCGGAGTGTCGCTCACATGTTTTCCAGGACCTTCAGCCGTTCCGGTGGCGGTGGCACTGTCTGGGTTGCATGTCGGCAAGTTTGCCTTCGATGGATTTGCTCCGCGCAAGGCTGGACAAAGGCGGCAATGGCTGGAGACGCTGAGAAACGAAACCCGTGCCGTTTGCTTTTTTGAATCTCCGCACCGGATTGCCGAAACGCTTGCCGACGCCGCCGAGGTTTTAGGAGGCAACCGTCGCGCCGCCGTCGCGCGTGAGCTTACAAAGACCTATGAGGAGGTACGCCGTGGAACTCTTGAGGAGCTTGCCGCTTGGGTGCGTGAAGGCATTCGAGGTGAAATTTCCGTCGTTATCGAGGGCGTTACGAAGAAAGAGGTTGCCGATGTGCGAGAACTCATTGACGAGGTCGAGGCTCTCGTTTCGGGCGGAATGCGATTGAAAGAGGCTTGCGCGAAGATGGCCGAAGACTATGGAGTGAGCAAGAAAGTACTGTATGACGCCGTGCTCAAGGCACGCTGATAGAGTAGTAAACCATGAATAATGTGCTCGTTTCAGTAGCTTGGCCATATGCAAACGGTCCCCGACACATCGGGCACGTGGCTGGCTTTGGTGTTCCTTCCGATGTATTTGCGCGTTATCAGCGCATGATTGGCGCCAACGTACTTATGGTTTCAGGTACCGATGAACACGGCACCCCACTTTTGGTGCAGGCGGATAAGGAAGGCGTCAGCGTCAAGGAGCTTGCTGATCGCTACAATCGCCAGATTGTTGAAGACCTCGCAGGCCTTGGTCTGTCCTATGACCTCTTTACCCGTACAACAACTCGGAACCATTACGCGGTCGTACAGGAGCTGTTCAAAGGGCTGTACGCAAACGGGTACATGATCAAACAGACGACGATGGGGGCGATTTCCCCTTCGACCGGTCGTACCCTTCCTGACCGCTATATCGAAGGTACGTGTCCGATTTGTGGGGCTGCCGATGCACGCGGTGACCAGTGCGATACCTGCGGAAACCAATTGGATCCGGCGGATTTGATCAACCCAGTTTCGAAGATCAACGGTGAGACCCCAAAGTTCATTGAGACCGAGCACTTCCTGCTGGACCTGCCTGCGCTCGCTGAGGCGTTGGGTACCTGGCTTGAAGGACGCAAGGACTGGCGTCCTAATGTCTTGAAGTTTTCTTTGAACCTGCTCGAGGATTTGCGTCCACGTGCGATGACCCGAGACATCGACTGGGGAATCCCAATTCCTGTCGAAGGATGGGAAGAAAATCCATCGAAGAAGCTTTACGTGTGGTTCGACGCGGTCGTCGGATATCTGTCTGCCTCGATTGAATGGGCCAAGCGTTCGGGTGATCCGGATGCTTGGCGTCAGTGGTGGAATGATCCTGAGGCAAAGTCCTACTACTTCATGGGTAAGGACAACATCACTTTCCACTCCCAAATATGGCCGGCCGAGTTGCTAGGCTACCAAGGAAAGGGAGCAAAGGGGGGCAACGTCCATTCTCTTGGCGAGCTTAATCTTCCTACTGAGGTCGTGTCTTCCGAATTCCTGACCATGTCGGGATCGAAGTTTTCTTCTTCCAAGGGCGTCGTTATCTATGTCAAGGACTTCCTCAAAGAGTTCGGCCCAGACCCCTTGCGTTACTTCATTGCGGTGGCCGGCCCGGAGAACAGTGACACGGACTTCACATGGGAAGAATTCGTTCGACGTGTCAATAACGAGTTAGCCAATGGCTGGGGTAACTTGGTCAACCGTGCTGTGAGCATGGCCTATAAGAACTTTGGTTCTGTTCCAGCTCCAGCAGCGCTAGAACCTGCCGACGAGGCGATTCTTACTCAAGCACAGAACGCATTCGCTGAGGCGGGAGAGTGTTTGGCACATTCGCACTTCAAGCAGGGCATTTCGATTGTGATGCAACTTGTGGGCGAAGCAAATGCATACATCGCAGACATGGAGCCTTGGAAGCTAGCCAAGGATGACACCCAGCGCGAGCGCTTGGGAACCGTATTGTGGACTGCCCTGCAGGTGATCTCGGACTGCAACGTCATGCTTACCCCGTTCTTGCCACACACGGCACAGCGCGTGCATGAAACGTTGGGACGCACGGGAGTGTGGGCTGCACAACCAGAAATCCGCGAGGTGGTCGATGATGAGCCACTGGACCTGGTCGGAGTCGGGCTGCCAGAGCTCGGCCAAACTTATCCGATTATCACCGGTGACTACGAGATTCAACAGGCGAAGTGGGAAAGAATCGAAGTCATCCCCGGTACCGAACTTGCAAAACCACAACCCTTGATCGCGAAATTGGATCCAGAACTTGGCCAGACTGGCCCTGACTGGGCTCCGGTTCGGGCCTAACTACCTGTTGGGGCAAGTCTCCAGATGACGAACTCAGCGTGGCATCTTCTTTGTTGGGAGATGCCACGCTCAGTTATTTCTTGTTCGGCCAATTGCCGCTGCGGGACGGGATAACCTTTCAAGACTAAGGATTAACTCCGGTGTCTTCGAGCAACAAATACATAAAATGCAGGTCAAGCCAGCGGCCAAATTTGATTCCGGCCTGTGGTATCACGCCTGCGCTTCGGAAACCGAGGCGTGAATGCAGCGTAAGAGAGGCTTCATTAGATCCCTCGATAGCGGCGACTACTACGTGAAGTTTGAGTTCGCGCGCGCTTTCCACAATCTTTTCAAGCAGCAGCGAGGCGATTCCACGTCGCTGGAAACGCGGGTGAACATAGATCGAGTTTTCAGCAGTGTGAGCAAAGCCTTGGAAATCGCGAAAAACACTAAGGCTAGCATAGCCTGCGATTTCTCCTCCAACCTCTGCGACGAGAATCGGCAGTCCCGCAGCATCATGGCTTTCGATCCACTGCAGGCGATTGGCTTCGTCGACATGATCGTTGTTCCAAATGGCGACAGTGTCATCAACAGCTTGGTTGTATATCTCGACGACTGCAGCCACGTCATCCTTCGCAATCGGACGAATAGTTGTTTCTGCTCGTGCACGCGGTTCATCTGACATAAACAGAGAGTCTAGACTTAGGGAATTATGTCGAAGAAGAAGCCGCGTCCTACTCCAGTCCCCGCCCCAATAATCCCCAAGCTCATTGATGCCCACACCCACATAGCTTCGTGTGGAGCACGCGAGGCCGTAGAAGTATCGGCCCTCGTCGGCCGTGCAGTTGATGCCGGAGTGGAATTGATCTGCACTGTTGGTGACGGTCTAGCTGAAGCAGAGCTCGCTCTCTCTGCCGCGCACATGGATGAAAGAGTCTATGCTGCATGCGCCATTCATCCAACCAAGTCGAATGAGCTTGACGCAACGGCGCGGGCACGGCTGAGGGAATTGGCGAATGATACTCGGTGCGTCGCAATCGGTGAAACAGGTCTCGATACCTATTGGATTAAGCACGATCCGGAAAACACAGCGGATTTAGATACTCAAATTGAAGCGCTCATCTGGCATGCGCAACTGGCAGTTGACTCTGGGAAAACGTTGATGATTCACAATCGGGAGGCCGATGAGGAGCTGATGCGCGTGCTTGCAGAAGTTCCACAGCCGAAAAGCATTGTCCTGCACTGCTTCTCCTCACCGATAGAGGTGGCAAAGCAGGCGCTGGAGCGGGGGTATGTGCTTAGTTTTGCCGGAAACGTCACCTTCAAACGTAACGAAGAATTGCGGGAGGCGGCCCGCATCGCTCCTATTGAACAGATTTTTATTGAGACCGATGCTCCTTATATGACCCCTGAGCCATTTCGGGGTGCTCGAAATGAGTCGAGCTTAATCGGGCATACAGCGACGTGCATTGCTCAAGTGCGCGGCATTGCGGTCGAGGAATTAGCTGAGGCAACGTTCAGAAACTTTCAGCGCATTTACCTTGACAAGTAGGGCGGATCGTTGCAAGGACCCAGGATCTGGTCGAACGGTGCCCAGCATTAAAGCATGTGAAATAGATCACGAATCTTTAAGAATTGTATGAGAACCTTGGCGTATAAAGGCATTATTTGTAGCTGCTGTGGCAAATGTGAATGAGTAGCCAGTTCTTAAGGTGGGATTGCCCTAAGTTGCAGATTGACAATTCTGCGAATTGTTACATCAGGTACTCGCAAATTGAGCAGTGTTACCGTATTGTTATTTAAATAGTTCAGGCGAAGGGTAGTAAACTCATCGCGCATAGCTCGGAAGCACTAGTCTTTCCGCAGAAAAGTGTCGTCGAAAAGAAAAGTGAAGCAACACGTGGGTATCCACCAGAAGTCCCGAATCAATAACAGTCCAAAGTTCTCTGTGCCTATGCGCCTGGCAACCGGCGGCGTCCTCGCGGCGGTCGCAGTCGGCGGGGTCACCGTCGTTACGCAAAAGAAAGATGTCACCATCGACATCAACGGCGATCAAATGACCTTGGCTACGTGGTCTGGGGATGTTCAGGGGGCATTGGACAAAGCTGGGATTGCTATCGGTGAGAAGGACTTGGTCTACCCAGCTCCTTCGGAAGAGCTTCGAAACAACGAAACGGTTACCGTTCGCACTTCCAAGCAGGTGGCTGTCGTCATTGATGGTGAAGAAAAGACCATCGACACCAACGCCACCACCGTTGGTGAGCTTGTTAATCAACTTGATGGGATTAGCTCCGCTGTTGCGGCACTGAGTGTCAGCCAAAATCAGGATGCCAAGATTCCTGAGGATGGCATGACGGTCGATGTCACCACTCCGAAGATAGTGTCGCTTACCGACGGCGGCAAGACTGTCTATTCAGAGATTGCAGCCGCCACCGTCGCCGACGTGCTTGAGCAACGCGGAATTAGCTTAGGTAAGGACGACGTTGTTACTCCGTCGCTAGATACCGCAGTCAGCAAAAACCTCAAGATCAACATCGATCGCGTGGTGATCAGCGAGGTTGAGGGCACGGAGTCGTATACCGTCGACCCAACCTTTGTTGATGATCCGAACGCTTTCGAGGGTGAGGAGACCGAAGTAAGCCCGGCTACTCCGGGAGAGCGCTCCATAACTCGTAAAATCACCACCGTCAACGGTGTCGAGACCGCTAACGAAATCATCGACGAAAAGATCCTGACTCCAGCGATCGCGGCAACGATTTCCCGTGGCACCAAGCAACCAACCAGCGCGCCCGCTGTTGCTGGCGGCTCGGTTTGGGATTCCTTGGCACAATGCGAGGCCGGTGGAAACTGGGCGATTAACACAGGCAACGGTTTCTCCGGCGGTCTTCAGTTCACCCCGAGTACGTGGCTCGGCTTCGGCGGTGGTGAATACGCCCCTCAGGCCTATCTCGCAACCCGTGAGCAGCAAATTGCGGTGGCACAGAAGGTACAAGCAGTCCAGGGATGGGGTGCTTGGCCGGCGTGCACCTCCAAACTTGGTTTGCGTTAGTCTTAGCTGATAGAAAACAACCCTTGGCGTCGGAGAGCGATGCCATGCCAACCGCGGCAAAGGGGAAAGTAGGAAAGACGACACGGTTTCTTCCTTGTGCTGCGAGCCATTCCAACCTCTAGCGGGCCCCGATGGATTAATCCAAGGGCCGCTGGAGGTTTTTTGCAGCTTCGTTTCGAGGTGTTTTAGCTGCAGTTCGAGGTTGAATGGGTGGGGAAGGTAGATTGTTAGACTATGGGAAATCTGCGTGCGCAACTCTTGGGTCCGGCCGAAATTCGTACCCTTGCGGAAAAACTGGATGTTTCGCCGACAAAGAAGCTGGGGCAAAACTTCGTTCATGACCCCAACACGGTGCGCATGATTGTTGCAGCGGCTGAATTAGATTCGTCTGATCACGTCATCGAAGTCGGCCCAGGTCTGGGATCGTTGACATTGGCCTTGGTAGATACTGTTGAAAAGGTAACAGCCGTGGAGATCGATCCGCGATTGGCCAAGCAATTACCGCATACTGTTGCCGAACGCGCTCCGGAATTTGCCGATCGCCTAACGATTATTCAGCGCGATGCACTTCTGATAACACCGGAAGACCTAAATCAGCCCACAGCGCTTGTCGCCAATCTTCCCTATAATGTCTCGGTTCCAGTACTCTTGCACCTGCTGGCTACGTTTCCGACGATTCGGAGGGTACTTGTCATGGTTCAGGCGGAAGTTGCCGATCGGCTCGCTGCAGCTCCTGGAAACAAGGTTTATGGTGTCCCGAGCGTAAAAGCCAGCTTTTATGGCAACGTCAGGCGTGCGGGTTCAATCGGAAAGAATGTATTCTGGCCAGCGCCGAAGATAGAGTCTGGGCTCGTGCGCATTGACTGCTTTGATCCCGTCAGCGCACCTTGGCCGATTACTGAACAAACTCGGAAACAAGTCTTTCCTCTTGTGGATGCTGCATTCGCACAACGCCGGAAGACGCTCAGAGCAGCACTTTCTGGCGTATTCGGTTCCGGACAAGTTGCGGAAGAGGCACTACGGGCAGCGGGAATTGAACCAACGCTTCGTGGAGAGAAACTCGATATCACGGACTTTGTCCGCTTAGCAGGAGTAACCAATGCCTAGACAGACTCTTGAGGATCAACGAGGCCTTCGCACCGTCACGGCGACGGCCCATTCGAAGGTCAATCTTCATCTCGGTGTGGGGCCGGTTCGTGAGGATGGATATCACGAATTGGTGACAATTTTCCAGGCGCTGAGTCTTCACGACGAAATCATCCTACGCGAAGTTGACCAGGACCCCCGCCAGGTCGCAGGGCAGGAGTCAATCATCGCCGGGTTCGAGGTCAACGGGAATCCATCGGTCCCCACTGATTCCAGCAATCTTGCATGGCGCGCGATTGATAAACTTTATGCGTGGCACAGGGCGCATGGGGGGAAGCAACTTTTACCCGTCACTCTGGAGCTAAACAAGGGAATTCCAGCGGCTGGGGGCATGGCCGGTGGCTCTGCAGATGCTGCCGCTGCATTGCGTGCGTTTAATGCGCTGCTGCCTCATCCAGCCTCGGAAGAGGTCCTGCTTGAACTATCCGCCGAGCTAGGCTCGGACGTTCCATTCACTTTAAGCGGAGGTACTCAGCGAGGCACTGGCCGGGGTGAAAACCTGACTCCCGTTATTTCTACCGGCACCTACCACTGGGCATTGGCGTTTGCCAAAGAAGGACTTTCGACCCCAGCGGTTTTTGCCAAACTGGATACGATGCAGCGGTCATCGCATCTTGATACTCGGGAACTTGCCCTAGCCCTGCGAAGTGGGGATGTACATGAAGTTGCGGCGAATTTGCACAACGATATGCAAGCAGCAGCCCTATCTATGCGTCCATCCTTGCGTACTACGCTGGAGCGCGGTCAACGAGCTGGCGCATTGCGAGGAATAGTCTCCGGCTCTGGTCCCACCTGTGCTTTTCTGTGTGAAGATGCCCTTATAGCACAGGAAGTAGCCGCCGAACTAGGCCTTTATGGGGCAGTAGCCGTGGCGAGCGGTCCAGCGCCTGGGGCTCAATTAAGCAACCTTGGGCAAGCATAGGTGACAAAGGGCTCAATCATTCGTCCTGCCTCAGCCCTGACCTAGACTGATACGTTCATGTGAACCTTGACGGGAAAGAAAATCTTTAGTGGCAAATCTCATTAACTTGGAATCCGTCAGCAAGTCTTTTGGACTCAAGACTCTGCTCGACAACGTAAGTCTCGGAGTTCAGACTGGGGATCGAATCGGGGTAGTTGGACTCAACGGTGGTGGTAAGACTACTTTGCTTGAAGTTCTCACGGGCATTGAAATACCCGATTCGGGGCGTGTGAGCCACAATTCCTCACTCAAGATGGCTGTCGTGACGCAACGGGCAGAATTGAACCCTGAGGCAACGGTCGCTGAGGTGGTACTTGCGCCCCTAGGCTTGGAAACGTACGAGTGGGCATCCAACTCTAAGGTTCGCGAGGTACTTGGGGGATTGGGCATCGTTGATCTTGGTCTAGACTCAAAAGTCGGGCAGCTTTCCGGCGGAGAGCGCAGGAGGACAAATCTTGCTGCTGCGCTGGTCCAAGATCTTGACTTGGTCGTGCTCGATGAGCCGACCAACCACCTTGATGTCGAAGGCGTTCAATGGCTGGCCCAGCATTTGCTTTCCCGCAAGCTGGCGATAGTCGTTGTCACCCACGACCGTTGGTTCCTTGACACTGTAGCTACGCGAACGTGGGAGGTACACGACGGGCAGGTTGACTCCTACGAAGGCGGCTACAATGACTGGATTTTCGCTAGGGCGGAGCGTGCCCGACAGGCCGATGCGATGGAACAGCGTCGGCAGAATTTAGCGCGAAAAGAACTCGCTTGGTTAAGGCGTGGCGCCCCGGCCCGAACCTCAAAACCGCGTTATCGCATTGAAGCTGCCGAAGCCCTGATTGCCGACGTGCCAGAGCCACGAAACAAGGTCGAACTCATGGCCTTTGCCAAGCAACGTCAGGGCAAGGTCGTGGTGGAACTGGAAAACGCACGAATCGAGACCCCCGATGGTCGTTTATTGGTCGATGACCTGACATGGCGGCTCGCTCCAGGCGAAAGAATCGGTTTGGTGGGCGTCAACGGATCTGGCAAGACGACGTTGCTTCGCGCCTTGGCAGGTGCCTATCCTCTAGCTGCTGGAAGGCGTATCGAAGGGCGTACCGTTCGCATGGGCTGGCTGCGGCAGGAACTTGACGATCTTGATCCTTCCCTGCGCCTCCTCGATGCTGTTGAGGAGGTAGCTACCTATGTGCAGCTTGGCAAGAAGGAGCTTTCAGCATCGCAGCTGGCAGAACGCCTCGGATTCTCAGCAAAGCGTCAGCGAACTCCCGTGGGGGATCTCTCAGGTGGCGAGCGTCGTCGATTGCAGTTGACCCGAGTGCTCATGAGTGAGCCCAATTTCCTTTTGCTCGACGAACCAACGAATGACCTCGACATAGATACCCTCCAAGAGCTTGAATCTCTCCTCGACTCGTGGGCTGGAACAATGGTAGTCATTTCACACGATCGCTATCTCATTGAACGCATCGCTGATTCCACATGGGCGCTGTTCGGCGATGGCAAGTTGAGCAATTTGCCGGGTGGCATCGAAGAGTATCTTTCGCGTCGGGCGCAGTTGACGGCGGGCAAAGACCAAGGTGTATTGGACCTCGGAACCGCTGGTGGGATAGAGGAAAAGGCCACAAACAACCAAAATGCGGGATCAAAGGTTCACACTTCATCACTCTCGAATCAGCAGATCCGTGAAATCAATAAGCAGATGACTGCGTTGGAACGCAAGATGGCGAAACTGGATCCGCAGATAGTCCAACTCAATGAGGAGATGGCGCAAGCAGCTGCTGTTGTGGACACAGCGGCCCTGGTGGACCTAGATAAAAAGCTTAAGGCGCTTCAAGGTGAGCGCGAGGAGCTGGAGATGCAATGGCTAGAATTGGGAGAACAACTCGAAAGTTAGGCGAGCCAGTACGGGTTTTCGCCCGCCTTCACCTTTGGGGTTTGGTTGGTGCGTTCTTCATGTACATCATGGGGACGACTCCATCACTTCTCCCGCGCTCATGGTTTTACCAAGCGGTGATTTCAGGGATCGCAGCAGCACTCGGCTATCTATTGGGACTTGGCTTGCACTGGGTCTTTTGCCGTTATGTTCGTGCTCGCGTCAAATGGCTCAATTCTGATCATTGCTCGCCAACAACCGTTTCTTTGGTGCGCCGTGCCATCATAGGTGTCGGCAGTATTTGGGTCTTGGCGGTGATCGTCTTTTCCCGACGGTGGCAAGAAAAACTCTCCGCGCTCGCTGGAACGCGACCAATGGATCTTTGGGAATTTTTGCTCATGATTCCGATGTCGGTGCTGATCTTTGGTGCTGTCATGGTTGTGGCTCGCTTCCTTCGCCGAAGCGCTGACTCTTTGGATCGCCACTTTCCCCACCGCGTGCGCCCAATGACCCGGACAGTGATGTCGTGGGGCTTTGTACTCCTGCTTTTTGCCTGGTTTTTTCATAATGCCGTTCCTGGCGCCATTGTTGGTGTGGGGGAGAGGTTTTATACAGCGCAAAACCGAAACCCCGACCCGCAAATGTCGGCGCCTGTACTGGCTGAAAGGTCGGGATCTCCCTACTCAGAAGTGGATTTCGAAGGTGTGGGATTTTATGGTTCACGTTTCGTTTCTGGCGGCGCCACGGCACAACAGCTCACCGAGGCTACCGGACGTCCCGCGAAAGAACCAATTCGGGTCTATGCAGGTCTCGGTAATGCGACCGATACAGATGAGCGTGGTCAACTCATTATTCGTGAGCTTGAGCGCACTGG containing:
- a CDS encoding HNH endonuclease signature motif containing protein, which produces MDNIGAQREAASHSKNRNRATITQKGEHVEFVITLDLARGRQLEAQLEKVREQLACDLPEAFAVCLRLDKAPEVILHAVASMDGGIYLDNGMRLSREDFADVDLVKTAILNPHREVEATEVPEDMATLVRGRDGSCRAPYCEKPAHLCQVEHVIAPGNGGRTNPANLHAVCLQHSQAKSRGKISVVQHPNGLNVWTLEDESTINTLPHGALSSQVISGDIQPAA
- a CDS encoding dolichyl-phosphate-mannose--protein mannosyltransferase, coding for MAPAGRFARTREPRIPTSSQLYVWTRRDTIFTVVVAVLAFSTRFIGLTTATASGTPVFDEKHYVPQAWDMVRSWFNPVLGGIESNPGYGLVVHPPLAKQIEALGEQIFGYTPLGWRVMAALFGVAVVLLTMDLARRLSHSPYVALFAGILATCDGVLLVSSRFGMLDIFQVLFIVAAAWALVLDNQQMDRRFWQWWLRHEDSEKWGPRAGFRWWRFACGVFLGLALSVKWSGLYYMAFFGVLAVAMDAFRRRKFGIERPLVGALIRDSFPAFASLVILPVALYAWSWRAWFANETAAYRHAAEDGSIPADSVLRSLPDTLANWLYYHQSVLKFHESLTTSSGHSHPWDSKPWAWLVSARPILYYSSTDINCGDTTCRRMIYLFGTPAIWWLTVPVLLWATWALVIRRESNYLVPFVAFLAGFLPWLAAYDRQMYFFYATALAPMMIVMLSLILGTLWKSGRILAIERLQKFAPGVSSGQAWVITYLAFVIAMFLYFAPILYGMQITDSYYESLMWFPSWK
- the rsmI gene encoding 16S rRNA (cytidine(1402)-2'-O)-methyltransferase, producing the protein MTLDLAGNQLPPLPRGIILAATPLGNVADASPRLAQALAEADFVASEDTRRTRALAQALGVEIRGQVLSNFDHNEQGRAVQLIEYARTGTVVVVTDAGMPIVSDPGFPLVEAAHEAGVSLTCFPGPSAVPVAVALSGLHVGKFAFDGFAPRKAGQRRQWLETLRNETRAVCFFESPHRIAETLADAAEVLGGNRRAAVARELTKTYEEVRRGTLEELAAWVREGIRGEISVVIEGVTKKEVADVRELIDEVEALVSGGMRLKEACAKMAEDYGVSKKVLYDAVLKAR
- the metG gene encoding methionine--tRNA ligase, whose translation is MNNVLVSVAWPYANGPRHIGHVAGFGVPSDVFARYQRMIGANVLMVSGTDEHGTPLLVQADKEGVSVKELADRYNRQIVEDLAGLGLSYDLFTRTTTRNHYAVVQELFKGLYANGYMIKQTTMGAISPSTGRTLPDRYIEGTCPICGAADARGDQCDTCGNQLDPADLINPVSKINGETPKFIETEHFLLDLPALAEALGTWLEGRKDWRPNVLKFSLNLLEDLRPRAMTRDIDWGIPIPVEGWEENPSKKLYVWFDAVVGYLSASIEWAKRSGDPDAWRQWWNDPEAKSYYFMGKDNITFHSQIWPAELLGYQGKGAKGGNVHSLGELNLPTEVVSSEFLTMSGSKFSSSKGVVIYVKDFLKEFGPDPLRYFIAVAGPENSDTDFTWEEFVRRVNNELANGWGNLVNRAVSMAYKNFGSVPAPAALEPADEAILTQAQNAFAEAGECLAHSHFKQGISIVMQLVGEANAYIADMEPWKLAKDDTQRERLGTVLWTALQVISDCNVMLTPFLPHTAQRVHETLGRTGVWAAQPEIREVVDDEPLDLVGVGLPELGQTYPIITGDYEIQQAKWERIEVIPGTELAKPQPLIAKLDPELGQTGPDWAPVRA
- a CDS encoding GNAT family N-acetyltransferase, with the protein product MSDEPRARAETTIRPIAKDDVAAVVEIYNQAVDDTVAIWNNDHVDEANRLQWIESHDAAGLPILVAEVGGEIAGYASLSVFRDFQGFAHTAENSIYVHPRFQRRGIASLLLEKIVESARELKLHVVVAAIEGSNEASLTLHSRLGFRSAGVIPQAGIKFGRWLDLHFMYLLLEDTGVNP
- a CDS encoding TatD family hydrolase, with translation MSKKKPRPTPVPAPIIPKLIDAHTHIASCGAREAVEVSALVGRAVDAGVELICTVGDGLAEAELALSAAHMDERVYAACAIHPTKSNELDATARARLRELANDTRCVAIGETGLDTYWIKHDPENTADLDTQIEALIWHAQLAVDSGKTLMIHNREADEELMRVLAEVPQPKSIVLHCFSSPIEVAKQALERGYVLSFAGNVTFKRNEELREAARIAPIEQIFIETDAPYMTPEPFRGARNESSLIGHTATCIAQVRGIAVEELAEATFRNFQRIYLDK
- a CDS encoding resuscitation-promoting factor → MGIHQKSRINNSPKFSVPMRLATGGVLAAVAVGGVTVVTQKKDVTIDINGDQMTLATWSGDVQGALDKAGIAIGEKDLVYPAPSEELRNNETVTVRTSKQVAVVIDGEEKTIDTNATTVGELVNQLDGISSAVAALSVSQNQDAKIPEDGMTVDVTTPKIVSLTDGGKTVYSEIAAATVADVLEQRGISLGKDDVVTPSLDTAVSKNLKINIDRVVISEVEGTESYTVDPTFVDDPNAFEGEETEVSPATPGERSITRKITTVNGVETANEIIDEKILTPAIAATISRGTKQPTSAPAVAGGSVWDSLAQCEAGGNWAINTGNGFSGGLQFTPSTWLGFGGGEYAPQAYLATREQQIAVAQKVQAVQGWGAWPACTSKLGLR